A stretch of Myxococcus hansupus DNA encodes these proteins:
- the thrS gene encoding threonine--tRNA ligase, giving the protein MSDFITVTLPDGSQKQTSKGTTIADFVRESIGPGLAKAALFARVNGQDMDLARKLDADAKLQIFTPKSPESLELIRHDAAHVVASAVQKLFPGTQVTIGPSTEEGFYYDFFREKPFTPEDLEKIEVEANAELKRDQPFVRTEISMDEAVRLFEEKGEKFKVEIVKDIAAKGAETLTLYTHGDWVDFCLGPHAPSTGKIGIIKILSSSGAYWRGDHRNPMLQRVYGTAFFDKKQLAEYLNRIEESKKRDHRKLGKELDLFHFHPYSPGSAFWTPKGTTLYTTLSNWMRQLTQNDGYVEIKTPLMFNKGLWETSGHWGKYKENMFLVLDSESGEHDYSLKPMNCPSHHLFYGFKKHSYRDLPLRYHTQDVLHRNEAAGSLGGLTRVRQFAQDDAHIYCTEAQITDEVRRFVKLLDHVYKAVGLTYAVKLSTRPEQRLGDDSLWDRAEGGLKAALESLGLDYELAPGDGAFYGPKIDFAVSDSIGRRWQLGTMQLDYLAPERFDLTYVGEDNAPHRPVVLHRAIFGSFERFTAILIEHFAGAFPAWLAPIQAVLVTVADRQNDYARKVRDDLKAKGYRVEFDERGLSMNAKIREAQLQKVPFTLVVGDNEVSGEGVSPRRYGGEDLKTMKLTDFEALLAKEAALP; this is encoded by the coding sequence ATGTCCGACTTCATCACGGTGACGCTCCCCGACGGCTCGCAGAAGCAGACGTCCAAGGGCACCACCATCGCGGACTTCGTGCGAGAGAGCATCGGTCCCGGTCTGGCCAAGGCGGCCCTGTTCGCGCGCGTGAATGGCCAGGACATGGATCTGGCCCGCAAGCTGGACGCGGACGCGAAGCTTCAGATCTTCACGCCCAAGAGCCCCGAGTCCCTGGAGCTCATCCGCCACGACGCCGCCCACGTGGTGGCCAGCGCGGTGCAGAAGCTCTTCCCGGGCACGCAGGTGACCATCGGTCCCTCGACGGAAGAGGGCTTCTATTACGACTTCTTCCGCGAGAAGCCCTTCACGCCCGAGGACCTGGAGAAGATCGAGGTCGAGGCGAACGCCGAGCTGAAGCGCGACCAGCCCTTCGTCCGCACCGAGATCTCCATGGACGAGGCCGTGCGCCTGTTCGAGGAGAAGGGCGAGAAGTTCAAGGTCGAGATCGTCAAGGACATCGCCGCCAAGGGTGCGGAGACGCTGACGCTCTACACCCACGGTGACTGGGTGGACTTCTGCCTGGGGCCCCACGCGCCCAGCACGGGGAAGATCGGCATCATCAAGATCCTGTCCTCCAGCGGCGCGTACTGGCGCGGTGACCACCGCAACCCGATGCTCCAGCGCGTCTACGGGACGGCCTTCTTCGACAAGAAGCAGCTCGCGGAGTACCTGAACCGCATCGAGGAGTCGAAGAAGCGCGACCACCGCAAGCTGGGCAAGGAGCTGGACCTCTTCCACTTCCACCCGTACTCGCCGGGCTCCGCCTTCTGGACCCCGAAGGGCACCACGCTCTACACCACGCTGTCGAACTGGATGCGTCAACTGACGCAGAACGACGGCTACGTGGAGATCAAGACGCCCCTGATGTTCAACAAGGGGCTGTGGGAGACCAGCGGTCACTGGGGCAAGTACAAGGAGAACATGTTCCTCGTGCTCGACAGCGAGTCGGGGGAGCATGACTACTCGCTCAAGCCGATGAACTGCCCGTCGCACCACCTGTTCTACGGCTTCAAGAAGCACAGCTACCGCGACCTGCCGCTGCGCTACCACACGCAGGACGTGCTGCACCGCAACGAGGCGGCGGGCTCCCTGGGCGGCCTCACGCGCGTGCGCCAGTTCGCGCAGGACGACGCGCACATCTACTGCACCGAAGCGCAGATCACCGACGAGGTCCGCCGCTTCGTGAAGCTGCTGGACCACGTCTACAAGGCGGTGGGGCTCACCTACGCGGTGAAGCTGTCCACCCGGCCCGAGCAGCGCCTGGGGGATGACTCCCTGTGGGATCGCGCCGAGGGCGGTCTGAAGGCGGCGCTCGAGTCGCTGGGCCTCGACTACGAGCTGGCCCCGGGCGACGGCGCCTTCTACGGCCCGAAGATCGACTTCGCGGTGTCGGACAGCATCGGCCGCCGGTGGCAGTTGGGCACCATGCAGTTGGACTACCTGGCCCCGGAGCGCTTCGACCTGACGTACGTGGGCGAGGACAACGCCCCGCACCGGCCCGTCGTGCTCCACCGCGCCATCTTCGGCTCCTTCGAGCGCTTCACGGCCATCCTGATCGAGCACTTCGCCGGCGCCTTCCCGGCCTGGCTGGCGCCCATCCAGGCGGTGCTGGTGACGGTGGCGGACCGGCAGAACGACTACGCGCGGAAGGTGCGGGACGACCTGAAGGCGAAGGGCTACCGGGTGGAGTTCGACGAGCGCGGCCTGTCCATGAACGCGAAGATCCGCGAGGCGCAGCTCCAGAAGGTGCCGTTCACCCTGGTGGTGGGCGACAACGAGGTGTCCGGGGAGGGCGTGTCACCGCGCCGGTACGGCGGCGAGGACCTGAAGACGATGAAGTTGACGGACTTCGAGGCCCTGCTGGCGAAGGAAGCGGCCCTGCCGTGA
- a CDS encoding uracil-DNA glycosylase has protein sequence MTKLESLHEEITGCRACPRLVAWREEVARVKRRAYRDWDYWGRPVPGFGDPKARLIIVGLAPAAHGANRTGRMFTGDRSGDFLYAGLHRAGFANQALSEHRDDGLRLKDAFIVSAARCAPPDNKPLPEELARCAPFLDRELALLPGRVLLALGAIGWNAALVTLARQGMVVPSPRPAFGHGAELGLPGGRTLLGCYHVSQQNTQTGRLTPDMFDAVMARVHALLETADPKPRGKS, from the coding sequence GTGACGAAGCTGGAGTCGCTGCACGAGGAGATCACCGGCTGCCGGGCCTGCCCGCGGCTGGTGGCGTGGCGGGAGGAGGTGGCGCGTGTGAAGCGCCGCGCCTACCGCGACTGGGACTACTGGGGCCGGCCCGTCCCCGGCTTTGGGGATCCGAAGGCCCGGCTCATCATCGTGGGCCTGGCGCCGGCGGCCCATGGGGCGAATCGGACAGGGCGGATGTTCACCGGAGATCGCTCGGGGGACTTCCTCTATGCCGGGTTGCACCGCGCGGGCTTCGCGAACCAGGCGCTCAGCGAGCACCGGGACGACGGGCTCCGGCTGAAGGACGCCTTCATCGTCTCCGCGGCGCGCTGTGCTCCGCCCGACAACAAGCCCCTCCCGGAGGAGCTGGCCCGCTGTGCGCCGTTCCTGGACCGGGAGCTGGCGCTGCTGCCGGGCCGGGTGCTGCTGGCGCTGGGAGCCATTGGCTGGAACGCGGCGCTCGTAACGCTGGCGCGGCAGGGGATGGTGGTGCCGTCACCTCGGCCCGCCTTCGGGCATGGGGCGGAGCTGGGCCTGCCGGGCGGCAGGACGCTGCTGGGCTGCTACCACGTCAGCCAACAGAACACGCAGACGGGGCGGCTCACCCCGGACATGTTCGATGCCGTCATGGCCCGGGTCCACGCGCTGCTGGAAACGGCGGATCCGAAGCCGCGCGGGAAGAGTTGA
- a CDS encoding AI-2E family transporter: protein MKKSAPVPPPTRPANVLHSVAAPEVAVAHAQARPGEDVVRSDIVAVEAGELPEADARRIDLWWSAVMVGSLGLVFALLSVFGGVAVPVLLALAGAYIFNPIVTELEKRRLDRTWGTTLVFAAGTLLLVGSVLYLIPVFREEASKLPDFFNRASTQVVPKVEALVGHSLPDLVRQRTAELGKQASDLVQSAGPAAARILASFAGNTARLVVTLLGLSVVPVLAFFFLQDYPRLTRMVKDLLPRRAVGLVSRRFAEVDEVLSAFVRGQLIVGAVLSGIYAVGLSAARIDMAIVIGVIAGFGNMVPYLGTGVGIILSLVGLMLSWQGPWQLAAVAATFVIGQMLEGFVITPRIVGEKVGLAPVAIILAILAFGELFGFVGILLAVPVAAILKVVLSVVVQRYRRTALYTGEPRSP, encoded by the coding sequence GTGAAGAAGTCCGCCCCCGTGCCGCCGCCGACGCGGCCCGCGAACGTGCTCCATTCCGTCGCGGCGCCCGAGGTCGCCGTGGCGCACGCGCAAGCACGGCCTGGCGAGGACGTGGTCCGCTCGGACATCGTGGCGGTGGAGGCGGGCGAGTTGCCGGAAGCCGACGCTCGGCGCATCGACCTGTGGTGGTCGGCGGTGATGGTGGGCTCGCTGGGGCTCGTGTTCGCGCTGCTCTCCGTGTTCGGAGGGGTGGCGGTGCCGGTGCTGCTCGCGCTCGCGGGCGCCTACATCTTCAATCCCATCGTGACGGAGCTGGAGAAGCGGCGGTTGGATCGCACGTGGGGGACGACGCTCGTCTTCGCGGCGGGGACGCTGCTGCTCGTGGGCTCGGTGCTGTACCTCATCCCGGTGTTCCGGGAGGAGGCGTCGAAGCTGCCGGACTTCTTCAACCGCGCGAGCACGCAGGTGGTGCCGAAGGTGGAGGCGTTGGTCGGGCACTCGCTGCCGGACCTGGTGCGCCAGCGCACGGCCGAGCTGGGCAAGCAGGCGTCGGACCTGGTCCAGAGCGCGGGTCCCGCCGCGGCGCGAATCCTCGCGAGCTTCGCGGGCAACACGGCGCGCCTCGTGGTGACGCTGCTGGGCCTGTCGGTGGTGCCGGTGCTGGCCTTCTTCTTCCTCCAGGACTACCCGCGGCTGACGCGCATGGTGAAGGACCTGCTGCCTCGCCGCGCGGTGGGGTTGGTGAGCCGGCGCTTCGCGGAGGTGGACGAGGTGCTCTCCGCCTTCGTGCGCGGCCAGCTCATCGTGGGCGCGGTGCTGTCGGGCATCTACGCGGTGGGGTTGTCCGCGGCGCGCATCGACATGGCCATCGTCATCGGCGTGATCGCCGGGTTCGGCAACATGGTGCCGTACCTGGGCACAGGCGTGGGCATCATCCTGTCGCTGGTGGGGCTGATGTTGTCCTGGCAGGGGCCGTGGCAGCTCGCGGCGGTGGCGGCGACCTTCGTCATCGGGCAGATGCTGGAGGGCTTCGTCATCACCCCGCGCATCGTCGGTGAGAAGGTGGGCCTGGCGCCGGTGGCGATCATCCTGGCCATCCTGGCGTTCGGTGAGCTGTTCGGCTTCGTGGGCATCCTGCTCGCGGTGCCGGTGGCGGCCATCCTCAAGGTGGTGCTGAGCGTGGTGGTGCAGCGGTACCGCCGGACGGCGCTCTATACGGGGGAGCCCCGGTCGCCGTGA
- a CDS encoding PEGA domain-containing protein yields the protein MRKVLLTVVLCGAAACAKRQEPESLIKARELMAEAENPSGNLALLCEPTDAEVYLDGVWQGLCSDFTGAPKGLGVGLGLHQIEVKKQGYWPYTTYYEARGARARLTIRLRATGSSTGTSD from the coding sequence ATGCGGAAGGTCTTGTTGACGGTGGTGCTGTGCGGCGCGGCGGCGTGTGCGAAGCGCCAGGAGCCGGAGTCCCTGATCAAGGCCCGCGAGCTGATGGCGGAGGCCGAGAACCCGAGCGGCAACCTGGCCCTGCTGTGCGAGCCCACGGACGCAGAGGTGTATCTGGACGGCGTCTGGCAGGGCCTGTGCAGTGACTTCACGGGAGCGCCCAAGGGCCTCGGCGTCGGGCTCGGCCTGCATCAGATCGAAGTGAAGAAGCAGGGGTACTGGCCGTATACGACGTACTACGAGGCCCGTGGTGCCCGCGCGCGGCTGACGATTCGACTCCGTGCGACGGGAAGCTCGACCGGAACCTCCGATTGA
- a CDS encoding PilZ domain-containing protein, which yields MSDKRKNKRAPLDIYLNKYMGGVPYMSRAADISQEGLSLARLLEPQHEAKRIGLQFQLPGSEEIIYAEGEVVREWAELGTAKRDRSGVRFTLLTDRHRKMIDAYVDRHGNEN from the coding sequence ATGAGCGACAAGCGGAAGAACAAGCGGGCGCCCCTCGACATCTACCTGAACAAGTACATGGGTGGCGTGCCGTACATGTCGCGGGCCGCGGACATCAGCCAGGAAGGGCTGAGCCTCGCCCGGCTGCTCGAGCCTCAGCACGAGGCGAAGCGCATCGGCCTTCAGTTCCAGCTCCCGGGCTCGGAGGAGATCATCTACGCCGAGGGTGAAGTGGTGCGCGAGTGGGCGGAGCTGGGCACGGCCAAGCGTGATCGCTCGGGTGTCCGCTTCACGCTGCTCACCGACCGTCACCGCAAGATGATCGACGCCTACGTCGACCGCCACGGTAACGAGAACTGA
- a CDS encoding FKBP-type peptidyl-prolyl cis-trans isomerase, translating to MWTAALVFALGATGAQAQDSKSAKKPAAKAAPATEPAPAPLSAEDEQTIYTLGISLGRDLSLFALSPEELSVLQRGLTDGLAGKTSDVDPKEQGQRIQAFAKGRQALAGKATLDRAAKEPGAEVLPSGVVYKQVQAGTGRSPRAIDTVKVHYEGRLVDGTVFDTSAKRGIPVEFPLNGVIPCWTQGVGKMKVGGKAKLTCPGNTAYGERPPSGSRIPPNAVLVFDVELIDIPGDTSRQP from the coding sequence ATGTGGACGGCGGCCCTGGTGTTCGCGCTCGGCGCGACGGGGGCCCAGGCGCAGGATTCGAAATCGGCGAAGAAGCCCGCGGCCAAGGCGGCACCGGCCACCGAGCCAGCGCCCGCGCCACTCTCCGCCGAGGACGAGCAAACCATCTACACCCTCGGCATCTCGCTCGGCCGTGACTTGTCCCTCTTCGCCCTCTCGCCCGAGGAGCTGAGCGTGCTCCAGCGAGGTCTGACGGACGGCCTCGCGGGCAAGACGTCGGACGTGGACCCCAAGGAGCAGGGCCAGCGCATCCAGGCCTTCGCCAAGGGACGACAGGCCCTCGCTGGCAAGGCCACGTTGGACCGCGCGGCGAAGGAGCCCGGCGCGGAGGTGCTTCCCTCCGGCGTCGTCTACAAGCAGGTCCAGGCGGGCACGGGCCGCAGCCCGCGCGCCATCGACACCGTGAAGGTCCACTACGAGGGCCGGCTGGTGGATGGCACCGTCTTCGACACCTCCGCCAAGCGCGGCATCCCCGTGGAGTTCCCGCTCAACGGCGTTATCCCCTGCTGGACGCAGGGCGTGGGGAAGATGAAGGTGGGCGGCAAGGCGAAGCTCACCTGCCCCGGCAACACGGCCTACGGCGAGCGCCCGCCCTCCGGCTCCCGCATCCCGCCCAACGCCGTGCTCGTCTTCGATGTCGAGCTCATCGACATCCCGGGCGACACGTCGCGGCAGCCGTAG